In a single window of the Synechococcus sp. MW101C3 genome:
- a CDS encoding Nif11-like leader peptide family natural product precursor — MSWSELERLVAEAEQDPALRSPLRHCRSLKEFLLVARKLGYAVTRHDLRLAREEHRRQPAGPAALKA, encoded by the coding sequence ATGAGCTGGAGCGAACTGGAGCGATTGGTGGCCGAAGCGGAGCAGGATCCGGCGCTGCGATCACCGCTGCGTCACTGCCGCTCCCTGAAGGAATTCCTGCTGGTGGCGCGCAAGCTTGGCTACGCCGTCACCCGCCACGATCTGCGCCTTGCCCGCGAGGAGCATCGCCGGCAGCCTGCCGGCCCGGCAGCCCTCAAGGCCTGA
- a CDS encoding alpha/beta fold hydrolase: MERIPAAAPERLLFLPGASGNICFWHPVAEQLSAAGLPHRHLGWPGFGGTPRDPAINGWSDLLQQVLAQLDGPCALIAQSMGGVLAVQAALQRPRQVTHLVLAATSGGLPMARHGALDWRPGFRASHPDLPALFSEAAVDLTGQLSQLRLPVLLLWGDADPISPVGVGEALAQAIPRSRLHVIPGGDHDLAMTHAAVVAPLITAHLQLQP; the protein is encoded by the coding sequence ATGGAACGCATCCCGGCAGCAGCGCCCGAGCGGCTGCTGTTTCTCCCCGGAGCCTCCGGCAACATCTGCTTCTGGCATCCCGTCGCTGAACAGTTGAGCGCGGCTGGCCTGCCGCACCGCCACCTGGGCTGGCCAGGCTTCGGTGGCACCCCCCGCGACCCCGCCATCAACGGCTGGTCGGATCTGCTGCAACAGGTGCTGGCCCAGCTGGATGGTCCCTGCGCGCTGATCGCCCAATCCATGGGCGGGGTGCTGGCGGTTCAGGCCGCCTTGCAGCGGCCTCGCCAAGTGACCCATCTGGTGCTCGCTGCCACCTCCGGCGGCCTGCCGATGGCCCGCCATGGCGCACTCGATTGGCGTCCGGGTTTCCGCGCCAGCCACCCCGACCTGCCAGCCTTGTTCAGCGAGGCTGCGGTTGACCTCACTGGCCAGCTGTCCCAGCTGCGCCTGCCCGTGCTGCTGCTCTGGGGCGATGCCGATCCGATCAGTCCCGTGGGTGTGGGCGAGGCGCTGGCGCAGGCGATCCCCCGCAGCCGCTTGCACGTGATCCCCGGGGGAGATCACGATCTGGCGATGACCCACGCCGCCGTGGTGGCTCCGTTGATCACCGCCCATCTGCAGCTCCAGCCATGA
- a CDS encoding cupin domain-containing protein, whose amino-acid sequence MSKSTITYWNPLLPAEQHRWRWIEGLEGQVEELILSHDPSSGEITRLTRFLPGADTTPFGAKAHTFPEEIFIVSGRLHDAAFGIWLEAGHYASRPPGELHGPFRSDEGCVVLDVSFPQRNEEAHHLPCSGSVDSPRPSASDRNLPTAAP is encoded by the coding sequence ATGAGCAAATCCACCATCACCTACTGGAATCCCTTGTTGCCGGCGGAGCAGCACCGCTGGCGCTGGATCGAAGGACTGGAAGGCCAGGTGGAGGAGCTGATCCTCAGCCACGACCCCAGCAGCGGCGAGATCACCCGCCTCACCCGCTTTCTGCCGGGAGCCGACACCACCCCCTTCGGCGCCAAGGCCCACACGTTTCCCGAGGAGATCTTCATCGTGAGTGGCCGCCTTCACGACGCCGCCTTCGGGATCTGGCTGGAGGCGGGCCATTACGCCAGCCGTCCTCCGGGGGAACTGCACGGCCCCTTCCGCAGTGACGAGGGGTGCGTGGTGCTGGATGTGTCCTTTCCGCAGCGCAACGAGGAAGCGCACCATCTTCCTTGTTCAGGGTCTGTGGATTCGCCGCGTCCATCGGCTTCGGACCGGAACCTTCCCACAGCCGCACCGTGA
- a CDS encoding DUF3493 domain-containing protein, with product MPPTPPRPLDPELRARLLEEARTPWRGLRRGLWFAFSASAAIGLATMAMRVSAGGELASGDLIIQSGALLLFGVLLWRDR from the coding sequence ATGCCACCCACCCCGCCCAGGCCGCTCGATCCCGAACTGCGGGCCCGGCTGCTGGAGGAAGCACGCACGCCCTGGCGCGGGTTGCGCCGAGGCCTGTGGTTTGCCTTCAGCGCCTCAGCGGCGATCGGCCTGGCCACCATGGCGATGCGGGTCTCGGCGGGAGGAGAGCTGGCCTCAGGAGACCTGATCATCCAGAGCGGAGCCCTGCTCCTCTTCGGCGTTCTGCTCTGGCGCGATCGCTGA
- a CDS encoding low-complexity tail membrane protein, whose protein sequence is MNPRSEPLLWIQLLGLAALPAELLLAFLLLAGADPGPLPGLERVLCWSLGALLPAVLFWRQPPDVWSLLLVQIPLQGRRELQRRLSALQAPLAVKVVGAAGTALLLALVWLMDDRAGLAMAVSPLAGNSRLVTLLLTIPLLAVCLWQWQQLCQSAWLLSRPEAVVAGAGPGGLSLEATARERLCLGLPLLLPEPLLLAELLPAQPLAIPAPATSSSSSPTTTSITASEVDSAIAPEQNAEEEQGSALDDQVS, encoded by the coding sequence ATGAACCCCCGCAGCGAGCCTCTGCTGTGGATTCAACTGCTCGGCCTGGCAGCACTTCCCGCCGAATTGCTGCTGGCCTTCCTGTTGCTCGCCGGGGCTGACCCAGGCCCGCTACCCGGCCTGGAGAGGGTGCTTTGCTGGTCGCTGGGAGCGTTGCTGCCGGCGGTGCTGTTCTGGCGCCAGCCACCCGATGTGTGGTCGCTGCTCTTGGTGCAGATCCCCTTGCAGGGGCGACGGGAGTTGCAGCGGCGCCTGAGTGCCTTGCAGGCACCCCTGGCGGTGAAGGTGGTGGGGGCGGCCGGCACGGCGTTGCTGCTGGCACTGGTCTGGCTGATGGACGATCGCGCCGGCCTGGCCATGGCCGTGTCACCACTGGCGGGCAACTCCCGCCTGGTGACGCTGCTGCTCACGATCCCCCTGCTGGCTGTGTGCCTGTGGCAGTGGCAGCAGCTGTGCCAATCCGCCTGGCTGCTGAGCCGGCCAGAAGCGGTGGTTGCAGGCGCGGGGCCAGGTGGCCTCAGCCTGGAGGCCACCGCCAGGGAGCGCCTCTGCCTGGGTCTGCCGCTGCTGCTGCCCGAGCCCCTGCTGCTGGCCGAGCTGCTGCCCGCCCAGCCCCTAGCGATTCCTGCTCCAGCCACCAGCTCCAGCTCCTCACCCACCACCACTTCCATCACGGCCAGCGAGGTGGACTCAGCGATCGCGCCAGAGCAGAACGCCGAAGAGGAGCAGGGCTCCGCTCTGGATGATCAGGTCTCCTGA
- the infB gene encoding translation initiation factor IF-2 produces MTSSGKVRIYELSKDLGLDNKDVLDAAEKLSIAARSHSSSISDDEAARIRKLIRPNGSGISRPTPPSMTAPKPATPPLAEPGKAILAVKKAAPVTPPATAAASSVAAPEPPPARPPAPPVIVAQPARPAVSPPAPVKPVLVQSAAQPAAQKPPSTTPPPARPTAPLPTRAPAAGSSPPSRPPAAPPSAAAKPAPSRPVAPPARPATPVSKAPAMPARKPEAPAASTPTSPRPVAAPATSPRPSTSPRPVPRGNAPSSRPAPPQRPSAPTRADGGGKPQLIGRVAPGQPQPRPAAPSPSAGTSNRPAPPSGRPALSQRPAGAPQRTPAPSPRPVQARSPLELVGKPIRRDAAGPGAPGKPGPPIRAGGMPQGMRKPVAPGELMQLQKPGTRPTAPPPRRPERGEIASPADAGPRPTATPPAAPRRPGFRTPQPAGKARRPEWDDSAKLEALRSKSPQKLRQKVHIIGENDDALTAETGGFAGEHEAQVLQASLARPAKPRTRQSAPAAKPVVAMRKRKKETTRQRQRRRAMELRAAREAKATRPEMLIVPEGNLTVQELADRLGVESSEIIKSLFFKGIIATVTQTLDLSTIETVSEEFGVPVLEDDVQEAAKKTVDMIEESDLQHLIRRPPVVTVMGHVDHGKTSLLDAIRKTRVAAGEAGGITQHIGAYQVTIPHAGEERRITFLDTPGHEAFTAMRARGTKVTDVAVLVVAADDGVRPQTLEAISHARAAEVPIVVAINKIDKEGAQPDRVKQELSGQQLVAEDWGGDTVMVPVSAIKRENIDKLLEMILLVSEVEDLQANPDRMAKGTVIEAHLDKAKGPVATLLIQNGTLRAGDVVAAGPVLGKVRAMVDDTGKRVKTAGPSSAVEALGFSEVPTAGDEFEVYPDEKTARSVVGERATEARATRLAQQMASRRVSLASMSGQASEGDLKELNLILKADVQGSVEAILGSLEQLPQGEVQVRVLLSAPGEITETDVDLAAASGAVIVGFNTSMAPGAKRAADATGVDVRDYDVIYKLLEDIQLAMEGLLEPEMVEETLGEAEVRAVFSIGKSAVAGCYVTNGKLQRNCKVRVHRGKQIVFEGDLDSLRRNKDDVKDVATGFECGIGCDRFANWQDGDRVEAYKLVTQRRTLSTN; encoded by the coding sequence GTTGCCGCACCTGAACCCCCCCCGGCCCGGCCGCCAGCTCCTCCGGTCATCGTTGCCCAGCCGGCCCGCCCTGCGGTTTCCCCGCCAGCGCCGGTGAAACCTGTTCTGGTGCAATCTGCCGCGCAACCTGCGGCTCAGAAGCCCCCCTCCACCACTCCGCCACCAGCCAGGCCCACGGCGCCGCTGCCCACACGTGCGCCGGCCGCCGGCTCATCGCCTCCCTCCCGGCCCCCTGCCGCGCCCCCTTCAGCTGCCGCCAAGCCGGCACCCTCACGGCCGGTGGCCCCTCCCGCGCGCCCTGCCACCCCGGTGAGCAAGGCCCCGGCCATGCCGGCACGCAAACCCGAAGCGCCTGCAGCCAGCACGCCCACCAGCCCCCGTCCGGTCGCCGCACCCGCCACCAGCCCCCGGCCCAGCACCAGCCCCCGGCCCGTGCCCCGCGGCAATGCCCCGTCGAGCCGTCCGGCGCCACCGCAGCGCCCCAGCGCGCCGACCCGCGCCGACGGTGGCGGCAAACCCCAGTTGATCGGACGGGTGGCACCCGGTCAGCCCCAACCACGCCCGGCCGCGCCCAGCCCCTCCGCCGGCACGAGCAACCGGCCGGCTCCGCCTTCGGGGCGGCCAGCCCTCAGCCAGCGCCCTGCCGGCGCCCCGCAGCGCACTCCAGCGCCGAGCCCCCGGCCGGTGCAGGCCCGCAGCCCCCTGGAGCTGGTGGGCAAGCCAATCCGCCGCGACGCCGCTGGTCCTGGTGCTCCCGGCAAGCCGGGCCCGCCGATCCGGGCCGGCGGCATGCCTCAGGGCATGCGCAAGCCGGTGGCGCCCGGCGAGCTCATGCAGCTGCAGAAACCCGGCACCCGCCCCACTGCCCCGCCCCCGCGCCGGCCTGAACGCGGCGAGATCGCCAGCCCTGCCGATGCCGGCCCACGACCCACGGCCACTCCACCGGCCGCGCCGCGGCGCCCGGGGTTCCGCACGCCCCAGCCGGCCGGGAAGGCCCGTCGCCCGGAATGGGACGACAGCGCCAAGCTCGAAGCACTGCGCAGCAAGTCGCCGCAGAAGCTGCGGCAGAAGGTGCACATCATCGGCGAAAACGATGATGCGCTCACCGCTGAAACCGGCGGATTCGCCGGCGAGCACGAAGCCCAGGTGCTTCAGGCCAGTCTGGCCCGCCCTGCCAAACCACGCACCCGCCAGAGCGCCCCGGCGGCCAAGCCGGTGGTGGCGATGCGCAAGCGCAAGAAGGAAACCACCCGCCAGCGCCAGCGGCGCCGGGCCATGGAACTGCGTGCCGCCCGCGAGGCCAAGGCCACACGGCCGGAAATGCTGATCGTGCCGGAGGGCAACCTCACGGTGCAGGAGCTCGCCGATCGCCTTGGCGTGGAGAGCTCCGAGATCATCAAGTCGCTCTTCTTCAAGGGCATCATCGCCACGGTCACCCAGACCCTCGATCTCTCCACGATTGAAACCGTGTCTGAGGAGTTCGGCGTTCCCGTGCTCGAAGACGACGTCCAGGAAGCCGCCAAGAAGACGGTGGACATGATCGAGGAGAGCGATCTCCAGCATCTGATCCGCCGGCCACCCGTGGTCACCGTGATGGGCCACGTCGACCACGGCAAAACCAGCCTGCTCGACGCCATCCGCAAGACCCGCGTGGCCGCCGGCGAAGCCGGCGGGATCACCCAGCACATCGGGGCCTATCAAGTCACGATTCCCCACGCCGGCGAAGAGCGCCGCATCACCTTCCTCGATACCCCGGGCCACGAGGCGTTCACCGCCATGCGTGCCCGCGGCACCAAGGTCACCGACGTGGCCGTGCTGGTGGTGGCTGCCGATGACGGCGTGCGCCCCCAGACCCTTGAGGCGATCAGCCACGCCCGTGCCGCCGAAGTGCCGATCGTGGTGGCGATCAACAAGATCGACAAGGAAGGCGCCCAGCCCGACCGCGTCAAGCAGGAGCTCTCCGGCCAGCAACTGGTGGCCGAAGACTGGGGCGGCGACACGGTGATGGTGCCGGTGAGCGCCATCAAGCGGGAGAACATCGACAAGCTGCTGGAGATGATCCTGCTGGTGTCGGAGGTCGAAGACCTCCAGGCCAACCCTGACCGGATGGCCAAGGGCACCGTGATCGAAGCCCACCTCGACAAGGCCAAGGGCCCGGTGGCCACTCTGCTGATCCAGAACGGCACCCTCCGTGCCGGCGACGTGGTGGCCGCCGGCCCTGTGCTCGGCAAGGTGCGCGCCATGGTCGACGACACCGGCAAGCGGGTGAAGACGGCGGGTCCGTCCTCGGCCGTTGAAGCCCTCGGCTTCAGCGAAGTGCCCACCGCCGGTGACGAGTTCGAGGTCTACCCCGATGAGAAGACAGCCCGCTCGGTGGTGGGGGAACGGGCCACCGAGGCCCGCGCCACCCGGCTGGCCCAGCAGATGGCCTCACGGCGGGTGTCGCTGGCCTCCATGTCGGGTCAGGCGAGCGAGGGCGACCTCAAGGAGCTCAACTTGATCCTCAAGGCCGATGTCCAGGGCAGTGTGGAGGCGATTCTCGGATCGCTCGAACAGCTGCCCCAGGGCGAGGTACAGGTGCGGGTGCTGCTCTCGGCACCGGGCGAGATCACTGAAACCGACGTGGACCTCGCTGCCGCCTCCGGTGCGGTGATCGTGGGCTTCAACACCTCGATGGCACCAGGCGCCAAGCGCGCCGCCGATGCCACCGGCGTCGATGTGCGCGACTACGACGTGATCTACAAGCTGCTCGAGGACATCCAGCTGGCCATGGAAGGTCTGCTGGAGCCGGAGATGGTGGAGGAAACACTCGGCGAAGCGGAGGTGCGCGCGGTGTTCAGCATCGGCAAGAGCGCCGTCGCGGGTTGCTATGTCACCAACGGCAAGCTGCAACGCAACTGCAAGGTGCGCGTCCACCGCGGCAAGCAGATCGTGTTCGAGGGCGACCTCGACTCCCTGCGTCGCAACAAGGACGACGTCAAGGACGTGGCCACCGGCTTCGAATGCGGCATCGGCTGTGATCGATTCGCCAACTGGCAGGACGGCGACCGGGTGGAGGCTTACAAGCTCGTCACCCAGCGCCGCACCCTCAGCACCAACTGA